In Zalophus californianus isolate mZalCal1 chromosome 17, mZalCal1.pri.v2, whole genome shotgun sequence, one DNA window encodes the following:
- the TSHZ3 gene encoding teashirt homolog 3, whose translation MPRRKQQAPRRAAAYVSDELKAAALVEEDLDPEESVADGEPSAKYVCPEKELSKACPSYQSSPAAEFSSHEMDSESHLSETSDRMADFESGSVKNEEESKEAVAALEDTAVSDSLEQMKAVYNNFLSNSYWSSLHVSLHPPSSEKNNGGGSSSSSTSSSSSSGSFDWHQSAVARTLQQVPQGRALPEPSLFSTVQLYRQSSKLYGSIFTGASKFRCKDCSAAYDTLVELTVHMNETGHYRDDNHETDNNNPKRWSKPRKRSLLEMEGKEDAQKVLKCMYCGHSFESLQDLSVHMIKTKHYQKVPLKEPVTPVAAKILPAAARKKASLELELPSSPDSAGGTPKAAMAETNDVLQKNSNPYITPNNRYGHQNGASYAWHFEARKSQILKCMECGSSHDTLQELTAHMMVTGHFIKVTNSAMKKGKPLMETPVTPTITTLLDEKVQSVPLAATTFASPAHTPASVSPKLSVEVKKEVDKEKAAPDEKPKEKEKPGEEEEKYDISSKYHYLTENDLEESPKGGLDILKSLENTVTSAINKAQNGTPSWGGYPSIHAAYQLPNMMKLSLGSSGKSTPLKPMFGNSEIGSPTKNPTLVSPPSSQTSPMPKTNFHAMEELVKKVTEKVAKVEEKLKEPEGKLSPPKRATPSPCSSDISEPVKMEASSDGGFKSQEGSPSPQRDGCKEGSPPAEPVENGKELVKPMSSGLNSSTAIITDHPPEQPFVNPLSALQSVMNIHLGKAAKPSLPALDPMSMLFKMSNSLAEKAAVATPPPLQSKKADHLDRYFYHVNNDQPIDLTKGKSDKGCSLGSVLLSPTSTSPATSSSTMTTAKTSAVVSFMSNSPLRENALSDISDMLKNLTESHTSKSSTPSSISEKSDIDGATLEEAEEATPAQKRKGRQSNWNPQHLLILQAQFAASLRQTSEGKYIMSDLSPQERMHISRFTGLSMTTISHWLANVKYQLRRTGGTKFLKNLDTGHPVFFCNDCASQIRTPSTYISHLESHLGFRLRDLSKLSTEQINNQIAQTKSPSEKLVTSSPEEDLGTSYQCKLCNRTFASKHAVKLHLSKTHGKSPEDHLLYVSELEKQ comes from the coding sequence CCTATGTTTCCGATGAGCTAAAGGCTGCCGCCCTGGTGGAAGAAGACCTAGACCCCGAGGAGAGCGTGGCAGATGGGGAGCCCTCGGCCAAGTACGTGTGCCCCGAGAAGGAGCTCAGCAAGGCCTGCCCCAGCTACCAGAGCTCCCCAGCGGCCGAGTTCTCCAGCCACGAGATGGACAGCGAGTCCCACCTCAGCGAGACCAGTGACCGCATGGCCGACTTCGAGAGCGGCTCCGTCAAGAACGAGGAGGAGAGCAAGGAGGCGGTGGCCGCCCTGGAGGACACGGCCGTGTCGGACAGCCTGGAGCAGATGAAGGCCGTGTACAACAACTTCCTGTCCAATTCCTACTGGTCCAGCCTGCACGTCAGCCTGCACCCGCCCTCGTCCGAGAAGAACAATggtggcggcagcagcagcagcagcaccagcagcagcagcagcagcggcagctTCGACTGGCACCAGAGCGCCGTGGCCAGGACGCTGCAGCAGGTGCCCCAGGGCCGCGCGCTGCCCGAGCCCAGCCTCTTCAGCACCGTGCAGCTGTATCGGCAGAGCAGCAAGCTCTACGGCTCCATCTTCACGGGTGCCAGCAAGTTCCGCTGCAAGGACTGCAGCGCCGCCTACGACACGCTGGTGGAGCTGACCGTGCACATGAACGAGACGGGGCACTACCGTGACGACAACCACGAGACGGACAACAACAACCCCAAGCGCTGGTCCAAGCCCCGCAAGCGCTCCCTGCTGGAGATGGAGGGCAAGGAGGACGCCCAGAAGGTGCTGAAGTGCATGTACTGCGGCCACTCGTTCGAGTCCCTGCAGGACCTGAGTGTCCACAtgatcaaaacaaaacactaccAAAAAGTGCCTCTGAAGGAACCCGTCACGCCCGTGGCAGCCAAAATCCTTCCCGCCGCCGCGCGGAAGAAGGCTTCGCTGGAGCTGGAGCTGCCCAGCTCCCCGGATTCCGCCGGCGGGACCCCCAAGGCCGCGATGGCGGAGACCAACGACGTGCTTCAGAAGAACTCCAACCCCTACATCACGCCCAATAACCGGTACGGCCACCAGAATGGGGCCAGCTACGCCTGGCACTTTGAAGCCCGCAAGTCCCAGATCCTGAAGTGCATGGAGTGCGGCAGCTCCCATGACACACTGCAGGAACTCACCGCCCACATGATGGTCACCGGCCACTTCATCAAGGTCACCAACTCGGCCATGAAGAAGGGCAAGCCCCTCATGGAGACGCCCGTCACGCCCACCATCACCACCCTGCTGGACGAGAAGGTGCAGTCCGTGCCCCTGGCCGCCACCACCTTCGCGTCCCCTGCCCACACCCCTGCGAGCGTCTCGCCGAAGCTGAGCGTGGAGGTCAAGAAGGAAGTCGACAAGGAGAAGGCGGCCCCCGACGAGAAGcccaaggagaaggagaagcccgGCGAGGAAGAGGAGAAGTATGACATCTCTTCCAAGTACCACTACTTGACGGAGAATGACCTCGAGGAGAGCCCCAAGGGGGGCCTGGATATCCTCAAGTCCCTGGAAAACACAGTGACGTCCGCCATCAACAAGGCCCAGAATGGCACCCCGAGCTGGGGGGGCTACCCCAGCATCCACGCCGCCTACCAGCTCCCCAACATGATGAAGCTGTCCCTGGGCTCCTCGGGGAAGAGCACGCCCCTGAAACCCATGTTTGGCAACAGTGAGATTGGGTCTCCCACGAAAAACCCGACCCTGGTCTCCCCGCCCAGCAGCCAGACCTCGCCCATGCCCAAGACCAACTTTCACGCCATGGAGGAGCTGGTGAAGAAAGTCACGGAGAAAGTGGCCAAAGTGGAGGAGAAGCTGAAGGAGCCTGAGGGCAAGCTGTCTCCCCCCAAGCGGGCCACCCCGTCCCCGTGCAGCAGCGACATCAGTGAGCCCGTCAAGATGGAGGCATCCAGCGACGGGGGCTTCAAGAGCCAGgagggcagccccagcccccagcggGACGGGTGCAAGGAGGGGAGCCCCCCGGCCGAGCCGGTGGAGAATGGCAAGGAGCTGGTGAAGCCCATGAGCAGTGGCCTGAACAGTAGCACAGCCATCATCACTGACCACCCGCCTGAACAGCCTTTCGTGAACCCTCTGAGCGCCCTCCAGTCGGTCATGAACATTCACCTGGGCAAGGCCGCCaagccctccctgcctgccctcgACCCCATGAGCATGCTTTTCAAGATGAGCAATAGCCTGGCCGAGAAGGCGGCCGTGGCCACCCCGCCGCCCCTGCAGTCCAAGAAGGCGGACCACCTCGACCGCTATTTCTACCACGTCAACAACGACCAGCCCATCGACTTGACGAAAGGGAAGAGTGACAAGGGCTGCTCTTTGGGTTCAGTGCTTTTGTCACCCACGTCCACATCCCCGGCAACCTCCTCATCCACCATGACAACGGCGAAGACATCTGCCGTCGTATCATTCATGTCAAACTCACCGTTACGCGAGAATGCTTTGTCAGATATATCCGATATGCTGAAGAACTTGACAGAGAGCCACACGTCAAAGTCCTCCACTCCTTCCAGCATCTCTGAGAAGTCTGACATTGACGGGGCCACGctggaggaggctgaggaggcGACGCCCGCACAGAAAAGGAAGGGCCGCCAGTCAAACTGGAACCCCCAGCACCTGCTGATCCTCCAGGCCCAGTTTGCCGCCAGCCTCCGGCAGACCTCCGAGGGGAAGTACATCATGTCAGACCTGAGCCCCCAAGAGCGCATGCACATCTCGAGGTTCACCGGGCTCTCCATGACCACCATCAGCCACTGGCTGGCCAACGTGAAGTACCAGCTGCGAAGGACAGGTGGAAcaaagttcctcaaaaacttggaCACCGGCCACCCCGTGTTCTTTTGCAATGACTGTgcgtcacaaatcaggactcctTCCACGTACATCAGTCACCTCGAGTCACACCTGGGCTTCCGGCTACGGGACTTGTCCAAACTGTCCACCGAACAGATTAATAATCAGATAGCACAAACCAAGTCGCCCTCAGAAAAGTTGGTGACGTCCTCCCCTGAGGAGGACCTGGGGACCTCCTACCAGTGCAAACTTTGCAATCGGACCTTTGCGAGCAAGCATGCGGTTAAACTTCACCTTAGCAAAACACACGGGAAGTCCCCAGAAGACCACCTTCTGTACGTTTCTGAGTTAGAGAAGCAGTAG